GATGAAATTTGCATAGTCAACTTTACATCCATTCTTTTTTTCAGTGGAATACAATTTATTGGATGAAAAAATGTACTGCGTTCAAGATCGACGTTTTCTTTCTCGGTTCTTTTTGAGTGTTCGCATTTGATGATTTTGGATATATTTTCAAAGACGTGGATCTCCGCGACCCTCGGTCCAGTGGCCTTCATGTCATCTACGAAAGGTCAGTAATTTGTGGAGAATTCTGCTGTGACCAATGCTCTGCGTCAAGCATTATCGATGGCTCATTATTTTATACCAAACTCTTGTTAGCTTGGTTGTAATGACTTCTTTTCTCGAAGGGTAACTCGAGTGGAAAATGGGCTTTGCTTGGTTCTTGAATCAGACCTCTCCCCCACTCCAAAAGTGCTTTCTCAACAATGGTCATTTATTCTGCTTTCGCTTCAATCATCTTTCACGAACTAAAAAAATGTACGCTCCAAGTTCAATGCACTTGAAGTGCAGGCTGTTTTTGTCAAGACCAGCCTTCGAAGCTGACGCCAGCCTCGGCTGTTGTGTTCGTTTTCAAAAAATTCGAAATGACCATCTTCAGTCAACGCAATCGGTTCAAACGTccaatattttgttttaaatcgtttatttttaaatgagacCAGGTTGATACATATGTTAAATTGTTCTGCAGGaaaatttattcaaaaaatataaaattcatTATAGGAAGGAAAGAAGAGATCGGAATTATGGGCTAACTTCATTACGTTTGTGAAACTATTATTCTTTATATTAATTTCACAGAGGCGACAAGGATGTGCTGTGAACGCTCAGTAACATTCTTTTTgcattacaaaaaaataattgaaatgtgAAAGTGTCTTCACTATGCCATTCAGATGCATTTAAATTTGCCTGAATCATTTTAGataaataatttatgaaaattcACTCCACATCAGATGCTTTTTGGCCCTCATCTCTACCACCATGCATAGTTATGTTTTACCATACCgcaattttttccttatttggcaGTCTATTCACTACTCCGGGGTGCACAGAAAGAGACAATTCCCCATCCCCGGCCTTCTCATGGACCACAAATAGAGCATTTCGTGTAAAAAATAGACATACAGTAACATTCTAAAGTGTATTTTATAATCATAACATTGTTGGAATGAAAGCCCCAACAGATCTTTGGTTCGATTTTGCATTGCATGAAAGTCCTTCAAAACAGGACTTGTATGTTAATGCTATGTGTCTTGACTAAGTGTGTTATTAGTGTATAACATCTTGACAACAGGTGCAGGAGTCATCGTTGTACATCATAATTAAAGCATTCTTGTCCATCCCGCTCATGATTAATCATATCTAGCTACACTAGTGAAGGTTTTCGTTTTACACTGAGATATAGGACGTGACAAGAAAACCACCTAACCAGagccacaaagaaaaaatattgtatACAAAAACTAATAATATTGTTGTCTTTCCATAAAAAGTATGGACAAGTTTTTTAGACTCAACAACCcatcaaaatagaaaaataagaatttgcATCGGCTCTCTGATATTTTGGCAATCCATCCAATGCTATtataggcaaaaaaaaaagcacttttgGTAAAAGAGTGATGATgcgcaacaataataataattattattattattgaagaaCTGGGAGGATCAAGGGTCTCTGTTGAATATCAAGCAATTTTCAATGTTGCTTGaccaattgcaaaaaaaaatcaaaacaaacaacacctgaTTTATTGTTGACCAAATTCCAGGTCATTTTTTCTAAACTTTGCTTGCAAAATTTTAGACATATCCAgggaaaagttaaaaagaaagatATCCTCAGTTTCAGGGTGGGCTTATTAATGTCCTCAGTTTTTCAATCATGTTGGCTTTTTGAGATTCTGTAAATTCTttggtagaaaaaaaaaaactgtgtaCCACAATTCAACCACACAGTATTGTGAATGACTAAGATTCTGTCTAAGGCTCTTTAAGACCAAGTATAGCCAAGTTAGCCCCATGTAAATGAGTCTGCCAGTCACGCATGGCCATTCTCTCAAGATACTGTACAAAATGGCCAACATTGCCCGAAGAGCTTGTTGATATGATGGCACCCTGCTGTCCATGAGAGTGACTTTCAAAAAGGCTTATCACTGTCTGGTCAAAGCAAAGTACCATTGACTTACCTGGTGGTACTATGAGGACTGCTGCGAACTTAGGATTCTGGTCATGGTAATTCGTGAGGTAGTTTTGCAAGTTTTGTGAGGTGAAAAACCCTGTATCTTCAATGATTGTTAGTTTttgaaagttttcatttttttggtcTAGGACTTGCTTGACATCCATATTTGGCTGTCCCCTTGGCAGATTAAAGGAACTGTAGATGTGATTTCCTTTAAAGATTAAATGACTGTAGACTGGTACAATCTGACTGAGATCTTGAATTTGTTGTGGAAGTGGAAGAGAGCCCTCAAGGAAATGAAGGTCAGTTAACATAGAAATGACTGTACAAGCATTGCTTCCATGTAGTCTACCACCTATATTTGATTGGCACAGGGAAGGGGGCATCTGCCACTCATTTATACTGAGATGATGAGTTGCAATGATAGCTAACTGATTGTCTTGCATTATTGGTTGTGGGTCTTGCTGTTTTCTGTTTGCACATGAAGACATGTGTGTCAAAATACATGTGTTGTTAGGACAAGCGTTACATGTAACACttgaattattcatgaattgCTTGTGTGCTTTGACTGAGTGATGATGTTTGGTACAGTGTGGAGGTGCTCTGGATGATGAAATGTTTACGTTTTCAGAAAGACATACAGGAACATTAGGAAGTACTCGTGGTGGTGTCTGTAGAGAAGAAATTTCATTGTTCATTTTCTCAATTATGTGCTCAAACTCTGCTGTCTCCATTCCTCTGACTGCTATATTTTGAATTTCCATTTCATCAGCATCAGCAGTTGTGGTTGTTGAGGTATTGCTCATGTTACTTACCTCCTCTTGCATGTCTGATGCAGGATGCAAAATTGCTTGTTTGGCAATGTTACCAAGTTCCCATACTTTCTTTTGCAGAAATTGTTGAAACAAAGGACAAGATGTGCTTTCCTTAAGGCATACTTTGTGAAATGAGTGGAAACAACCATTGAAAAGAACCCAATCCTCATCAAGTACACAAGTGATTTGACATCCTGGCATATCACATGTTTTAGTTGAATCAGGCTGGACTGCACATTGATAACCCAAAGGTAAAACATTGGTTTTCATGAGATCATTTGGACACATTGCTGGCAGTTTTACGTACTTGTTCCTACCCTTGGATGTAATTGAAGCTTCTCCTGGTTTCtgggatagttgttttaataTTGAGAAAAGAACTTGGCACATTTCACCTTAAGGAACTGAAGTTGGTTTTGTGAAAATGAGAAATGTTTAGGTGCTGTGAAGTAAGATCTGAAGTTGCTCTGTTTCTCCTTAGACTGGAAAATGATCTTTGCTTTTTGTCTTAGTTGGTCAGCATTGTCAGAAGGCTTTGTCTGTGCACGTAAAATACTGTGAGTGTTTTCCACTGGATATTCATCAAATACAGTGACATAATTTCGAATGAGATCATAAAGTTGTGGTGAGTGTTTTCCCCAGTGAGAACACATGTTAATCCACACCAGTGGTGCTTTGTTGTAGTGGCGGCGTTTCAGGCATGTAAACATTATCCATATTCTGATCATGGCTCGAAAGTACTCTGCAAAATTATTTAGTTTGAAGGTTATGCTGTAAATTGAAAGGACTAGAGGAATGTAGTTGTCTAGAAGATTAAACAGAGTTCCATATTCTATATCTTTAAATTTGAAGAACTTTGCAATCACAGTTTTCCGGATAAGTGTCCAGCCTCCATATGCGAGTTCTAATATAAGACTTATTCTCCATGGTTTGGGTTTATCAGCAAACTTGCTTCTTGGGAAAATTGATTGATATAAGTATTTAAAGAAAGGATGAAAAGAACTGACAACATGCTCTCTACTGTTTAGGGAGATGTGCAGTGGCCCAATAGTTGGAACAATAGACAGAAGTGATGGTTGGGATGTCATGTTATGAGTGAAACAGTTGACTGTGGAAGCTGTAGTGGATGGAAAGGAATAAGAAGAGTGGTTATGAGAAAGGACCATATTTGAATCTGTAGGGAAATCGCCACGGTCTGGATTGTGCCTTGTAAATTTCTTAAGACACCTGTAGATGATTTGCCTACAATAAAACTGACAGGGCCAATCTCCAGGCTGAATCACAACGAACTCTGCCATGTAATCTCCCAAGCCTGTACTAAGTGCAACATCGTATGCAGCATCAAAGTCTTGCTTTGATTTTAGTTGCAACTCTACAAAATCAGCTAGATGTAGGTCATCCATTTTCCTCATAGTTATAACGTTGTCGTGTTCCCTGTACTGGTGTACATTCAAGCGCTGTCGTTGCAACTCAGCGTTAAAAAAAGCCTGTGTGAGCCAGTCAGGCATGATGGAAGCGTAAGAAAAACTTACATCATGCATGCATGATGCTGATGTTATGATTGCCTGGCAAGATTCCAGGTCAATTCCATTGGGATCATGCAAAAAATTTGCATGGTCCATAGTTATTGCTGGAATATCTTTGAATGCCTTAACAACGATGGTACACATTGATTTTGCCTCTGATGCTTTTTCTCTCTGTGGCCTTCGTTTGGTATGAATTGAGGTATAATCATCAATTATGAGAACTAAAAGCCACTTGTTTTTCATAGCATCCTTAATGAAATCTTTGAATGAGTGATAGTGGGTTTCTGACAGCGAACACTCTACACTGTTGACTGTTCTCCTGGCACAGGAGTGTCCCATGATGTGCTCAGTTTCCAACCCTTCTTGATTCATTTGACAGCTTCTTAGGTAAAGGGCATAGTCAGTTTGAAGGGGATTGCACACCTGACTCAGACAATAGCACATGTTATATATGAGGGAAACAACTCTTTTTCTGTTTAAATCTATACGGTCTGAAGAATGCCTTGATGTTGTCACTGAATTGAGAATGCAATCAAATAACTTTGTTGCTCCAGCAGAAATGCAGAACTCCCGGAAATTTTCAGGATCATACAAATGGCATTCCTTTTTTGCTATAAATTCATGGTACACTTTAGATTTCACCAAGAGGAGTTCCTGCTTGAGGTCACATCctacatgaaaaaaatacatGTCATACTCTCAGTGACATGTCTAGTCAATGTAGTTGAAAGCAAGATAACAAGTACCCATGTTAAGTTCTACAATCTCAACTTTATTTTGAACAAAGGTAATCTTCTGTCTTTAtctaatgaataatga
This genomic stretch from Acropora muricata isolate sample 2 chromosome 5, ASM3666990v1, whole genome shotgun sequence harbors:
- the LOC136916487 gene encoding uncharacterized protein → MYFFHVGCDLKQELLLVKSKVYHEFIAKKECHLYDPENFREFCISAGATKLFDCILNSVTTSRHSSDRIDLNRKRVVSLIYNMCYCLSQVCNPLQTDYALYLRSCQMNQEGLETEHIMGHSCARRTVNSVECSLSETHYHSFKDFIKDAMKNKWLLVLIIDDYTSIHTKRRPQREKASEAKSMCTIVVKAFKDIPAITMDHANFLHDPNGIDLESCQAIITSASCMHDVSFSYASIMPDWLTQAFFNAELQRQRLNVHQYREHDNVITMRKMDDLHLADFVELQLKSKQDFDAAYDVALSTGLGDYMAEFVVIQPGDWPCQFYCRQIIYRCLKKFTRHNPDRGDFPTDSNMVLSHNHSSYSFPSTTASTVNCFTHNMTSQPSLLSIVPTIGPLHISLNSREHVVSSFHPFFKYLYQSIFPRSKFADKPKPWRISLILELAYGGWTLIRKTVIAKFFKFKDIEYGTLFNLLDNYIPLVLSIYSITFKLNNFAEYFRAMIRIWIMFTCLKRRHYNKAPLVWINMCSHWGKHSPQLYDLIRNYVTVFDEYPVENTHSILRAQTKPSDNADQLRQKAKIIFQSKEKQSNFRSYFTAPKHFSFSQNQLQFLKVKCAKFFSQY